Below is a genomic region from bacterium.
CCAATCGCCCAACCAACGATCCTTCTTGAGAATAAATCCAACACCGCTACTAAATAAGCACCACCTTTTCGAGTCCACATATAGGTGAAGTCAGTTACCCAAGTTTGATTGGGTTGCTCAACATCGAATTTCCTCTGCAACAAATTATCTGAATAGGTTGCTAATACCGCTTTGCTACCTATTCTACGGAATTTTCGTTTGATCTTCGCTTTGATCTTATATCTGCGCATCAAACGTGCAATTCTGTTCTTGCTGCATTGGTAGCCCTTGTCGACTAATTCACAGGCTATTCTGGGGCTACCATATAACTCGCGGCTTTGTTGATGCGCGATTTTTATTTCTCGAACCAACACTTCATTATATTTATCACGCTGGCATTGACTTCTTCGACGCCATAAATAATATCCGCCCCGCGATACTTCTAATGCATGACACATCCTCTCCACCCGAAATTGGGAGCGGTACTGCTCAACAAACATGTACTTCATTCGGATGTTTTTGAGAAGATGCTCACTGCTTTTTTTAATATGTCACGCTCTTCCTCTACATCAGCCAACTTCTTTTTTAAAATACGATTTTCTTCTTCTGCGGCTGACTGATGGCCTTTACCTGGAAACGACTCTTTTTCACCCATTTCTTCGTATTCTTGCTTCCATCTATGGATTATTACCTGATTGACTTCTAATTTCTTAGCAACTTCGATTACTGGAATGCCTTCATCAAGTACCATCTTGACTGCTTGGAGTTTAAATGCCTTGTCGAACTTTCTTCTGAATTTGTGTTTCTTTACCATGGACACACCTCCGATTAGACTTTAATATTATCTTTTCGGTGTGTCTACTTTTTTGGGGAAGCCCAGGAGTTAACTTGTTAATTTATGATCCGGGACGTTGATTAGTATATTGGTATAGTCCCTCATCCTGGCCCCCGGCATTCGCCAGGCACTGCTCTCCCAAGAGGAGAGGGAGCAAATAGTCCGCCACCAAGCATCAAGTATAATGACATTGGAATTCACCTGAAGGGGAAATGAGATGGCGAAAAAGAAACCGATAAAAATACTTAATGTGGATGATAACGAAGATGTAGCGGAACTTATTGACGGTGTGTTTAAAGGGGAAGGTGAAATCAATGGGCGTCCCTTAGAAGTGACGACAACCTCAGACTCGGTTAAGGCTGCTGAATATATTAAGGAAACGATGTTTGATGCGGCCATTATCAATAAGATGATGCCTCACTACGATGGTTATGATATATGTAAAATGCTCAAAGAGAAGAATCCTGAGGCTGTTGCAATATTGCAATCAGCCGATTGTAATGAACAATCATTTAAAGGAGCGTTTGAATTTGGTTTTAATGAGTATATCGTTGCTCCTTTTGAACCGGAAGTGTTGTTGCGCCGTATAAGTAGATATTTTTAGCCGTTTATAGGATACGGGACGTAGTTGAAATAAGGAATTAAGCCGGCACCGGAGCACAAAAAAATATGGAACAGATGATAGTATTATATTCAATAGCATTTTTCTCTTTGATTATTGGAATGGGAGCCATTTTCACTTTAATTGAGAAATTTCCTGTAAAATTACTTTACTCCCATTATCATTCTCGGCACCCAAGGCCGAAAAAATAATGGGATGATGTGATAGTATTTTTAATTAAGTACTTGCGAGATAGTACTGTATATAGTATCATAATAGTTAGGGGAAATAATGACTAAACTGGATAAACTTTTTTTTGCACTAATGAACAAGAAGAAAGAAATAAGATACCCTGATTTAGTTAAAGTTTTAAAAACGCTTGGCTATCTAGAGCGACAAGGAAAAGGTAGTCATGTAGTGTTTTCACACAAAAAACACGTGACCATAACACTTCCTAAAAATAATTCTGTAAAGCGGTGTTATGTTGAACAAGTTAGGGCAGTACTTGAGAAATATCTTGGTGGAGAGGAGTAATTAACATGAAAAAAAATAATATTAAATCTGATTTATTAAAATACAAAAAGATAAATTACCGAGTAGAGCTGATTCCTGATAATAGAGATGGTGGTTTTGTTGCTGTAATTCCGGATTTACCGGGTTGTATTTCCCAAGGAGAAACAGAAGAAGAAGCTTTAAAAATGATTGCTGAAGCAAAGGTGCTCTGGATCGAGGAAGAATTAAAGCGTGGAAGAACGATTCCCTTACCGCGTGAAAAATATAGTGGAAAATTTATTGTTAGAGTTCCTAAAACGCTACATGAGCGACTTTCATTAGAAGCAGAGCGCGAAGGTGTTAGTCTTAATACTGAAGTTATTTCTATTCTAGAACGTGGTTTTGTAAGAGCTTAGCGTATTCATATTAATGGGTGCCGGAGTTAGAATGTTGAAAAAAGAGCCTGGTACCTAAGCTGCAAGCTGAAAAAGGGCAATATTGAGCAATGAAATATTTAAAATAGTTGCGCAATATTGTATATTTACATTATGCTACATTTTCAATTAAACTCCAGCCAAATTAAAAAGACACAGACCCTATTAGTCGCAATTGCCACGAAAAACCAAGCACACTATTGACATATTATATATATACGGTATAATATCTATACCATGATAGAATATGATAGTGATAAGAATAGTATAAATATTGAGAAACACGGAATATCTTTTGATGAGGCTGTTGATCTTTTTCAAGATCCTGATTTACTTGAATTGAAAGCGAGATCAATGGATGAACCAAGATTTTTACTCATCGGAAAAATTAAAGAAAAGTTTTGGTCAGCTATTGTGACTTACAGGAAAAATAAAATTCGTTTCATATCAGTTAGAAGAGCAAGAAAAGAGGAGGTTGATTTTTATGAAAGCCAGCGAACTTGATAAAAAATTTGATAATGGCGAGTCGGTTTTACAATATTTCGATACAAAGAATGTTAAAAAACCCGAGTTGAAATTAAAACGTGTAAATGTGGATTTTCCTATATGGATGGTCCATTCATTAGATCATGCAGCAAGCCGGCTAGGCGTATCACGCCAGGCAGTAATTAAAATGCTGATCTCAGAACAACTAAAACATGATGGAAACCGGATTACGGGACATGTCTAATCACATAACTTTAGAAAGATGCGAATAAGCTAAAATAGTTTCATTACATGTCTGGCACCTGAGCTGCAAGCTGAAAAAGGGCAATATCGAGCAACAAAATATTTAAAATGTTGGGTGCCGGAGTCAGCTTGTCAGTTTAAGAAAAACAATAAATAAAATGTTATGAAAATGAATACCGTGATGCGATCATATCGGCCGTAGAGACGTTGCATGCAACGTCTCTATAAAAATGTTACATAAATAGGTGACGGAGCACAAAAAATATGGAACAGATGATAGCATTATATTCAATAGCATTTTTCTCTTTGGTTATTGGAATGGGAGCCATTTTTACTTTAATTGAGAAATTTCCTGTAAAACTACTTTACTACCATTATCATTTTCGGAAACCAATAATCTGGACTGCTTTTACAGTCACATTAATTTGGCAAATTTTAGATGGGAAAGATGGGATTCCTGCAAGTTCGGTATTGCCCTTAATGATTATCGCAGTCGCTGTCGTTCTAACGTACAGAGTCCATCAATCAAGTTGGTTTCGAGCAGTCTATTTTCCGAAAATGACGACCGATTTAGCAACGCTTCCATTATCAGATAACAGTCAAATGGCGATCATTGAATACGAAGGGATTACCAAAGCATATTCTTTAGACTATGTCATTCATCATCACATTATAAATGATAAGTTTGACGACAAAATAGTTGCGCTTACTTATTGTGCTATGTGTCGGAGTATTATTCCTTTTGACGTTACAGAAATAGGACCGCTATTCGTTGCTTCTTTCAAAAATGCCAATATGATTGTGGCAGATAGAAAAACAGGAACGTTCTTTCAACAAGTGACATTTAATTCGATTATTGGGAAATTATATCCCTACTCGCTAAAGATGATTATGTTTCAAATTTTACCTTGGCAAGCAGTAAAAAAATTAAACCCTGTGCCGCAAGTTGCGGTGATAACTAAAAATGACCTCAGACCTTTTAGACTTCCAATGCCCGGTGTTTGGAAAAAAGTAATGTCATCAGAACTAACACCGGGTCTTTCAACTATAGATAAGACGTTTCCATCAAAAATACGTGTTATTGGCATCAGTGACGCGTCAATGAACACAAAGATAGTTTATTTGAAATCAGAAATACTCCAACAAGGCGTTGTAAGAAATGATGAATTGGGTATCACCCTTATTTCTATGGGTGACACTATCAATGGCTATAAAAACACTGTGGTTTCGGAAACAATTAACTTAAGACTTAAGGACGGACAAATAATTGAGGATAGTATAAGCGGGACCCACTGGGATATTACAGCGAAATATCTTAATGGAACGATTAAGCATAATCTGGAAAAAATTGCGAGCTCGGATGAATACTGGTTTTCCTGGAAGAAATTTCACCCGGAAAGCAAATTAGTAAGAATAAGCAACAGCGAAAGTACAACACGTATGTAGTGGGGGGCGTAGTTCGGTAATGACGTTTGATGCCGGAATTTAAATATTCAAATAAATTATCAATGAGGTATTATGAAAAAAATAGTATTGCTATTTGCATGCTTGATCATTTTTATTTTCCCAAAGGAGGCGGAAGTGTCGCAAATTCATATTGAGGAAGTTGATGCGGTTCCTTTGGGGGAATATATCCAGGAAAGGGTATCGGAAGATACGCATATTCTTCTGGTCAAGGGTTCAATTAAAAGTGAACTGTTCAAGGATGTGACATTCCCGAAAGAGACGCATTACCAGAAGGGAAAAGAGACTGGCTATCAGGAATTTGTATTTCAATATCAGGTTGAAGCCGTGATCCGATCTGATAAGTTCAAAGCCAAGGATGTGTTTTGGGTTTGGAAAGAGCCTGCCTATACATATGATGACATGAAACGATATCATGAAGAAGGTATGCTGGGATCGCCAATTGTTTTGGAAGAAAAACCGAACTATCCCATCAAGGGTGACCGGTTGATTGTGTTTATTACCAACTCGGAATTGGAAAATAAGGCATGCCCGGAAACGTATATAATCAATAAAAAAGAGGGTATGGGTGCTTCTGAGGAAATCACAAACTTGTTGGGAAAGAAGCTGAAAGTATGGTGGCAATTCTGGTTGTAGAGACGTTGCATGCAACGTCTCTACAACCAATGTTGCGCATGTTCGCATCCATGACAAAAACCCCAAAAAACATAATTTGGTTTGCAAGAAATATCACCCTTTTGTGTCTAAACCTATGAAAAGCAAATAGACCCAAGGGGGTGTTGTATGTCTGAAATGGAGCGCTACAAAAACAAATACCGTGTCGGAACAATCCGCTTGAAGGATTGGGATTATTCATCAAATGGATGTTATTTTGTCACGATCTGCACAAAAAACCAGGAACCGTTTTTTGGTGATTGGGTTGATGGCAGATTGGTTTTAAAGGATGTTGGGAAAATCGCGGAATGTTATTGGCGGGAAATTCCTGTGCATTTTCCGTGCGTGAAATTGGATGCGTTTGTGGTTATGCCGAATCATGTGCACGGGATTATTAATATTGAAAAACCGGTAGGTGGCAATGTAGAGACGTTGCATTGCGTCGGTAGAGACGTTGCCGGACATTGTAGAGATGTTGCGATTGTAAATCGTAGAGACGTTGCATGGCAATCCCGGTTTTATGAGAAAATCATCCGGGGTGAAAGGGATTTTCACCACATCCGTCAATACATCATGAATAATCCGGGGAATTAGCGGAATGACGGGAACCGGTCGCACCCAACGGAAAAAAAACGCTTTTTTGGGGCTTTTTGGCTTGACAGACGGGCCTGAATTGGGTAAATTAGCGACCTTGTTATTTATGATTTTGTAGGAAATGAAGGAGGATTTACTATGTCTACGCCTTTTCCCAAAACCGGAAAGGTGGAACGCAAATGGTTTTTAATCGACCTGGAGGGTAAAATACTGGGTCGTGCTGCTACGCGTGTGGCCATAATTTTAAAGGGGAAACACAAAGCCATTTATACACCGCACCTGGATACCGGCGATCATGTTGTTGTGATCAATGCCGAGAAAATCAGATTGACCGGAAGAAAGCTTGAAAAAAAACTTAATTTTAGACATTCCGGATGGCCGGGCGGCGCGAAGTTCACACCTTATTCTGAGATGATGGCGAAAAAACCGGAAGAGGTTTTTAAGCTGGCTGTGAAAGGCATGCTGCCGAAAAATACGTTGGGCCGCAATATGCTTAAAAAACTTAAAATTTACAAGGGCGACAAGCATGAACAGATTGCACAACAGCCCCAGAAAATGGAGATTTAACGTATGACGGAAACAAGTACACCCACCCCGCCGGTTGAACAGGCGGCAGTAGAATTTTTGGGAACCGGCCGCCGGAAATGTTCAGTGGCACGTGTTC
It encodes:
- a CDS encoding IS3 family transposase; protein product: MKYMFVEQYRSQFRVERMCHALEVSRGGYYLWRRRSQCQRDKYNEVLVREIKIAHQQSRELYGSPRIACELVDKGYQCSKNRIARLMRRYKIKAKIKRKFRRIGSKAVLATYSDNLLQRKFDVEQPNQTWVTDFTYMWTRKGGAYLVAVLDLFSRRIVGWAIGKQPNTQLLKEAMLRALWKRKPEPGLMVHSDRGSQYASYDYRDFLKEHGFVASMNRQGNCWDNAVMESFFHTLKMEHVYWCHYESVEEAESSLFNYIELFYNSYRRHSYLNYKNPAEFERLKNVS
- a CDS encoding transposase, whose protein sequence is MVKKHKFRRKFDKAFKLQAVKMVLDEGIPVIEVAKKLEVNQVIIHRWKQEYEEMGEKESFPGKGHQSAAEEENRILKKKLADVEEERDILKKAVSIFSKTSE
- a CDS encoding response regulator, coding for MAKKKPIKILNVDDNEDVAELIDGVFKGEGEINGRPLEVTTTSDSVKAAEYIKETMFDAAIINKMMPHYDGYDICKMLKEKNPEAVAILQSADCNEQSFKGAFEFGFNEYIVAPFEPEVLLRRISRYF
- a CDS encoding type II toxin-antitoxin system HicA family toxin, with product MTKLDKLFFALMNKKKEIRYPDLVKVLKTLGYLERQGKGSHVVFSHKKHVTITLPKNNSVKRCYVEQVRAVLEKYLGGEE
- a CDS encoding type II toxin-antitoxin system HicB family antitoxin, with product MKKNNIKSDLLKYKKINYRVELIPDNRDGGFVAVIPDLPGCISQGETEEEALKMIAEAKVLWIEEELKRGRTIPLPREKYSGKFIVRVPKTLHERLSLEAEREGVSLNTEVISILERGFVRA
- a CDS encoding BrnT family toxin; the encoded protein is MIEYDSDKNSINIEKHGISFDEAVDLFQDPDLLELKARSMDEPRFLLIGKIKEKFWSAIVTYRKNKIRFISVRRARKEEVDFYESQRT
- a CDS encoding CopG family transcriptional regulator, with amino-acid sequence MKASELDKKFDNGESVLQYFDTKNVKKPELKLKRVNVDFPIWMVHSLDHAASRLGVSRQAVIKMLISEQLKHDGNRITGHV
- a CDS encoding DUF3179 domain-containing protein → MEQMIALYSIAFFSLVIGMGAIFTLIEKFPVKLLYYHYHFRKPIIWTAFTVTLIWQILDGKDGIPASSVLPLMIIAVAVVLTYRVHQSSWFRAVYFPKMTTDLATLPLSDNSQMAIIEYEGITKAYSLDYVIHHHIINDKFDDKIVALTYCAMCRSIIPFDVTEIGPLFVASFKNANMIVADRKTGTFFQQVTFNSIIGKLYPYSLKMIMFQILPWQAVKKLNPVPQVAVITKNDLRPFRLPMPGVWKKVMSSELTPGLSTIDKTFPSKIRVIGISDASMNTKIVYLKSEILQQGVVRNDELGITLISMGDTINGYKNTVVSETINLRLKDGQIIEDSISGTHWDITAKYLNGTIKHNLEKIASSDEYWFSWKKFHPESKLVRISNSESTTRM
- a CDS encoding transposase — translated: MERYKNKYRVGTIRLKDWDYSSNGCYFVTICTKNQEPFFGDWVDGRLVLKDVGKIAECYWREIPVHFPCVKLDAFVVMPNHVHGIINIEKPVGGNVETLHCVGRDVAGHCRDVAIVNRRDVAWQSRFYEKIIRGERDFHHIRQYIMNNPGN
- the rplM gene encoding 50S ribosomal protein L13; the encoded protein is MSTPFPKTGKVERKWFLIDLEGKILGRAATRVAIILKGKHKAIYTPHLDTGDHVVVINAEKIRLTGRKLEKKLNFRHSGWPGGAKFTPYSEMMAKKPEEVFKLAVKGMLPKNTLGRNMLKKLKIYKGDKHEQIAQQPQKMEI